The genome window TACTCCTTGCCTTTAATGGTAATGGTCTTCTTGGGCTTCAACTCACCCTCAAGTAGAGATTCTGCCTGAATCTTTTCACCGTCATTAAAAAGCACCTGGAAAGCAAGCCTGCCACCTTCAACGTATAGGAGATCCCCTTGTGAGGCTAATTCGAATAGTGTCCTGAGAGGGATAGGGATTCCTTCTGAGGATCTCTCTCCCTGTACAAAAGTGACCTTGTCTCCCGGATGAACCTGGATCGGGTCGAAGCCTCCAAGTCGAACGACGGGTCCCTGAAGATCCGCTATCAGCGTTACGGGTCTCTGCGGGGTCTCAAGACTTCTAAGTTTCGCCGCTATACCCCGAAATACCTCGTAATCCGCATGCGAAAAATTGAAACGGAACCCCTCAACTCCCTCTAGAAATAGCCTTTTTAGGATATCCTCTGACCAGGATGACGGACCGATGGTTGCAATGATTTTGGTTTTACGACCAGTCATACATGCACAAAGACAAGATAAGAGTCTCGTTTTAATACTTAGTTATTCTGCTCCATGTTCTCTGTGCTCCTCTTTTCCTCCTCCAAGATAAGTCCAAGGAGGTAGATAGTTCTCACATAGGAATCGGCTAAGGCTATGGAAGCATCATCTAGGAAGCGGGTGCCTCTAGAGTGATCCCTGTAAAGCCTCTTACCCAGCCAGTTTCTACTGTTAGCTAGTTCTCTCTCAACGTCAGCTAGACTAACCGAGCTGTTTATGCCAAGCTTCGCCTTGACGTTTTCTGGAAGGTTGCTTATCACATGCTCGAGACCCGTAACCTCTACACCCAGGTACTGCTCTGCAGTTTTCCTTGTATCCTTGACCAGTTTCATCTGTATTAGACCGCTTAGAAGCGCAGCGTGGTATGTCAATCCGAGCATGTGCATTTCCTCCCTGAGCCTCTCAATATCGAACACCAGTATTTTGAAGCCGTTGTTCAATGAATCCTGCAGTCTTCGCACCACCTCTCCCTCACCTTGCACCGTGTAAAACTCTTTCGTTATCTTCTCAACTATAACCTCTTCACCGTTGAAGAAGGCTAGATAGCCGTATACGATGTCACCCTTCTCGTCGAGTGGGACAAGGAGCAAATCCAAGGATGCTAGCTTAAGGTGCTTTCCAGGCTTCGGCACGTATAACTCCTTGCCCTTCAGAGATATAGCGATCTTGTCAGAGAGCAATATGTACCCGACAACCTTTTTTGCAAGCTCCTTCGCTACGTTCCACCGACCACCAAGTCCAATCCATTCTATATGTGCCTCCTCGTCCCTAGCTAGCAAGAGAACCTCGCTTAGCTGGCTAGGAGTGAATAGCTCTAGCTCGCGATATATCTCGCCCCAATCCATTTTCTCGACTAGTCCTGCACACTCCTCCTCCCACAAGACGAGTGTTTTCCTGCCTCCTAGGCTTGAAAGCGAATAGGAGAAAGTAAAAAGGGGAAGCCTGTACTTCTCTCGAAGGAAAACCATAAGGAATGCTAGCCCCAGCCTTATCCGCCGAAGATCCTCACCATGGTCTAGCTCGATTAACCGGCCATAAGTGTAGTCCTGATACTTACCGGCTGTAAGGGCTGGTATCTCGACAACCCTCCTATCTTTCACTATTATCGTCCCAGCCTCTGTCTCGACGGGCCTCCCGTGCTCCCGCTCTACTATCCACACCGTTTTCCACGGATACTTGTGGTACATTCCAAAACCGCTTGTGGGCGGTATCACGTTGCTTATAGCTTCGCTGAGGAGCCTCCCCCTCAAATAATCGTAGAAGAGGCTAGCCCTTTCACCCCACTTAGCCTTTATTTTCTTATACTCTTCTATTGCATAGGTGAAGGGTTCGAATCTGTAGAGGATATTCTCGCTAAGTGGCTGCACGACGACTTTTCGGACAGCTCTTCCGGCTTCTCCACCCTTTTGAATAGACGTTACCACGCCGTCGGAAGAGTAGTCTATACAACCAACTTGGAACTTCTCGACTAGGTCTGAGAAAGATATATCCTCCAGGAATTTCTCGCTCTCTTCGTCAACGTATACACGTTTAATACCGTAGGGAGGAGCAAACTCGTAAAAATTGATATTGTACCATGTGCGTTCACCCTTCTTTGTTAACTGCCCTTTAAGGTAGAGTCCAAGTTTTTCTAGAAATTCAGCCTCACTTTGGTTCAGCCTTTGACCACTTTTTACCTTGAAAAGCGAGTAGAATAGGAAGCCATACCTATTATCAGGGTTTACAAGGGTGATCTCCGGTGGGCTGTCAATCCACTCTCTCAAGACATCTACGCCTCGACTCAATAGCTCTCTATCCCATCTTGAGCCAGGGAAAATAACTGTCTCAGTATAAGGTATTGTTTCTCGTCTGCCCTTCCTCCCATTCCTCTGGCGAAACTCTCTTACGTCATCTGGGAGACCTACATGGACAACCCTCGCGATCAAACCTATGTCTATACCCTGCGTGAGAGTTCTAGGTGAAATGATTACCTTGATTTTCCCTTGTCTAGTGAGGTCTTCAATAGTCTGTCTCTTCTCCTTGCTTACGAGATGGTGGTGGGAAGCAACCAGCTCTTTTTTCTCGTCAGGGAGGAGCTCTCTCAGCTTGCGATATAACTCCTCGGCACGGTTAATGCTGCGTGTAAAGACTAAGGTCACGTACTCGTCATCTATATAATGCTTAATGATATCCACTGGGTCGACGCGCGGAGGGTGTGTTTCAACGCCGTAGGTCTGGAGTGCGTCCAAAACCTTATAGATGTTCCTTCTGAACTTCTCATAGTCTTCCATTGCTTCAATGA of Thermofilum uzonense contains these proteins:
- a CDS encoding DEAD/DEAH box helicase — its product is MLDTGELLKRLGLEFYAYVEGGIEPEKAEVTFREILKASPSSPRLDYLLDKRLYKHQYMAYQELVGGKNIVLKSGTGSGKTEAWWLYAATHHKKVLAVYPTLALSYDQLSRLSEYCRALGLKISQVDSTSRSKREGKSYPQVKSEIRASDIVVTNPAFLLMDIKRVASKPSSSLLLGFLNELNLLVLDEVDFYSPRELSLLLALVRIIASLREGIQVAVLTATLSNPEDMCSVLREYTGRECSIVDGTAFRREDRYYIVLGRNLKDYWNNLRDYKSLLIQSGNKEIIEAMEDYEKFRRNIYKVLDALQTYGVETHPPRVDPVDIIKHYIDDEYVTLVFTRSINRAEELYRKLRELLPDEKKELVASHHHLVSKEKRQTIEDLTRQGKIKVIISPRTLTQGIDIGLIARVVHVGLPDDVREFRQRNGRKGRRETIPYTETVIFPGSRWDRELLSRGVDVLREWIDSPPEITLVNPDNRYGFLFYSLFKVKSGQRLNQSEAEFLEKLGLYLKGQLTKKGERTWYNINFYEFAPPYGIKRVYVDEESEKFLEDISFSDLVEKFQVGCIDYSSDGVVTSIQKGGEAGRAVRKVVVQPLSENILYRFEPFTYAIEEYKKIKAKWGERASLFYDYLRGRLLSEAISNVIPPTSGFGMYHKYPWKTVWIVEREHGRPVETEAGTIIVKDRRVVEIPALTAGKYQDYTYGRLIELDHGEDLRRIRLGLAFLMVFLREKYRLPLFTFSYSLSSLGGRKTLVLWEEECAGLVEKMDWGEIYRELELFTPSQLSEVLLLARDEEAHIEWIGLGGRWNVAKELAKKVVGYILLSDKIAISLKGKELYVPKPGKHLKLASLDLLLVPLDEKGDIVYGYLAFFNGEEVIVEKITKEFYTVQGEGEVVRRLQDSLNNGFKILVFDIERLREEMHMLGLTYHAALLSGLIQMKLVKDTRKTAEQYLGVEVTGLEHVISNLPENVKAKLGINSSVSLADVERELANSRNWLGKRLYRDHSRGTRFLDDASIALADSYVRTIYLLGLILEEEKRSTENMEQNN